In the genome of Planctomycetota bacterium, the window TGCCGTCGCCCCCGCACAGGCTCGAGATGTATAGCCCCGCCTTCTGGGCCGCGGCGAGAATGGTCTCGCCCCGCTCGACGTCGGCCGTGCGATCGTCGGGCGAGAAGTGGACGCGGCAGATGGGAGACTTGTCGGGCATGGGGTCTACCTGAGGCGCGAGCCATCACGTGGGATGGGACGGATAGGGCCGATAGGACAGATGGGATGCCGTGCGTGCTGGCGTCCTATCGGTCCAGTCTGTCCCATCCGCCCCATCGAGCTAGGTGCAGTGCTCACTGGTTCGTCCACACCTGCTGGAGGAACTTGGGGATGAACGAGGCCTCCTTGGGTCCCACGAGCACCTGCCAGCCGGTGGCCTCTTCGATCTTGCCGGAGAGGACGGCGACGTAGCCGGGGATGATGAGCTTGCGGTGCTTCACCTTGTCGGCGACGCCGCTCTTGTCTATCGCGTCCTTGATGGTCTTCTCGTTCAGCTTGTCGCCGCTGTAGGCGGTGAGGACCGAGAGGCCCTCGGTGTTGACGGCGAGGATGTACGAGGGCACGCGGCTGGCCTCGACCTCGCTCTCGACGCTGTAGTAGGTGAGCGAGAAGTTGGTGGTGAACATGACGGGCGCGTTGTCGCCGGGCTCGCCGATCGGGTAGAGCTTGGGCTCGACCTGGATCGGCTTCTGCGGGTCGGTGTAGATGTTCTGGCGCGCGGTGAGCAGCGGGAGCACCTGCCAGGGCTCGTCGCCGCGGATGACCACAATGCCGGCGTACTTGAGCAGGTAGGTGGTCGCCTGCATCATCTCGTCGAAGGGGTCGGCCTCGGTGGCGAAGGCGATGGGCGGATGCCCGAGCGGGCGGAACTGGCGCTTGAGGGCGGCGCGACGGTGGAGGGTAAGCGCCTGGAGCGTGCCCTTGATGTCGCGGGCGCCGGGGTCAATGACGATCTGGTCGGCGCCGGCCTTCTTGACCTTTTCGACGAGGTCGGCCGTGGCTTCGAGGCCATCGCCTTTGACGACCAACGGGCACTTGAGCTCCTTGGCCACGGCGGCCATGGCCTCGGCGTTCGTGGCGTCGGCGCCGCACAGCAGCGGCTTCTGGGCGGCGATGGGGGCGGCGGCAGCCTTCATGGCGGCGGCCGAGCCGGTGATAAGGACCAGGGCGTACTCGCTCTTGTCGGCGATGGCCTTGGCCGCCTTGGCGAACGTGGCAGGGTCGCCGCTCTCGTTCTCGAGTGCGAGGAGGTTCACCTTGAGGTGCTGGCCGACGCGGTCGAACTGGAGCTTGTTGGTTTTTTCGATCCTGGCGGCCAGGGCGGCGTCGTCGAGCTTGTCGGACACGCGGATGGCGATGCCGCAGGGGTAGTGGAACTTCTCGTCGTGGCGGAAGAGCTGGGTCTCGTTGCCGATCTTGATCTCTTTGGCGCCCGTGCCGATGGCCACGAGCTGGATGGGCGGCGCGGCGGCGGCGCCGAGCTTGTCCTTCGCCTCCTGGCTCACATCGGGGCATTCTTCGAGCTTGGCCTTCTTCTGCGCGATCAGCATGGCAAAGGCCAGGCAGGTCGGCTGCCCGCACTTGCGGCAGTTCGTGCGCGGTAGCAGCTTGAAGATGTCCATCGCCGTCAGAGCCATGGCACTCTCCTTTCAAGAGGAAGCGGCAAGCCGCAGGCTACAAGCTTCGGAACCCCGCTCTTCTGGCCTGTGGCCTGCCGCTTGTAGCTGGTTCAGAACATCGGGTCCATCGTCGTGGCCGGGTGGCCGACCTTGGCCAGGTGCTCCATCACCTGCTCCTCGGTGGTCCCGACGGTTTCGTCGGCGATCATGTCCACGAAGTTCTCGATGCCTTCTTCGGCGGCGCGGGCGTTGAGGCGCTCGCGCACGGTCTCCTTGAGCTTCTTGGGCATCCAGACGATGCGCTTGAAGCCGCCGTCGGCCGAGATGAACTTTCTGGAGCTGATGTACATTTTCGAGTGGCCGAGGAAGCCGGGCGTCTGGTTCCCGCCGCCGACCGAGCCGGCGAGGGTGGAGAACTTCATGCCGCAGGGCGTCATGTCGGGGTGGTCGCGGTCCACGATCATGATGCCGTTCGTCATCGGGAGCACGGCCGAGATGCACTCGAAGCAGCCGCAGCTCGTCATCGGGTCCACCATCATCGAGTAGGCGCTGAAGCGCTCGAGCTTCTGGTTGGACTTTTCGAAGACGAACCTGTTGACGCTCTCCCACTGGCCGAGGCGCTCGTCGGTGGCGTTCTGCTTGGGCACGGGCTGATTGGGGCCGGTGGGCACGATCTCGTAGGCGGCGCGGCCGTCGAGCCAGTTGTAGGCGCCGCACAGGCCGGGGTGCTCGGGCGTGATGATGCAGATGTGGTTGGGCGCGAAGCTCTGGCACAGCGAGCAGGAGTAGAAGACGTCCACCGACTCGTCGGTCATGCCGGCCATGCGGGCGTCGCGCTCGGCGTAGGCGGCGCGGGCCTCGGCCAGCACGCGCTCGACCTCGGCCTTCTCGGTGAAGATGGTCACCTGACACTTGTCCACGATGGCCGAGTACTCCTCGCGCAGCTTGGCGTGGAGGATGGTGCCGATGTGCTTGAGGCGCAGCCCCGCCTGGAAGGCCTCCTTGGAGAAGCGAATCCAGTTCGAGTCGCGCTGGCCCATGTGGAACAGGCCCTGGGCGCAGTTGAGGAAGGTGTGGATCTGGCGCTCCAGGATCGGCTCGAAGTCGTGCTGCATCTTGGCGCCCGACACCTCGACGAGGATGCCGAGCGGGATGCATTCGCCCTCTTTGAACCCATCCACCTCCTTGCCCACGACGGTGATCCTGCCGTCCTCGACCGTGTCGGTGGGCAGGGTGCGCACGTATTCGAAGCACGGCAAGTCCACCTTGGGGTTGCCGGCTTCGATCTGCATGTCTTCCTTGCGG includes:
- the acsC gene encoding acetyl-CoA decarbonylase/synthase complex subunit gamma, encoding MALTAMDIFKLLPRTNCRKCGQPTCLAFAMLIAQKKAKLEECPDVSQEAKDKLGAAAAPPIQLVAIGTGAKEIKIGNETQLFRHDEKFHYPCGIAIRVSDKLDDAALAARIEKTNKLQFDRVGQHLKVNLLALENESGDPATFAKAAKAIADKSEYALVLITGSAAAMKAAAAPIAAQKPLLCGADATNAEAMAAVAKELKCPLVVKGDGLEATADLVEKVKKAGADQIVIDPGARDIKGTLQALTLHRRAALKRQFRPLGHPPIAFATEADPFDEMMQATTYLLKYAGIVVIRGDEPWQVLPLLTARQNIYTDPQKPIQVEPKLYPIGEPGDNAPVMFTTNFSLTYYSVESEVEASRVPSYILAVNTEGLSVLTAYSGDKLNEKTIKDAIDKSGVADKVKHRKLIIPGYVAVLSGKIEEATGWQVLVGPKEASFIPKFLQQVWTNQ
- the acsB gene encoding acetyl-CoA decarbonylase/synthase complex subunit alpha/beta, encoding MSRIIATAAINGAYTLVEKAERALEEALGSHPESAAVELPNTGYYLPIIYGTTGEEVKTLADCRRVLKSARELLPPKVKGEHWVPYLGHTLDAGMATLWAEEIYEALKYIDPDKCPYTRTAAPTDGNIWLGAADDVIMRERGIEFVDGTAPGFAAIVGAAPDNKTAVNIARELQENSIYVFMCAETGGKSFAEQLAEENVQMGWETRLVPFGKEISAATFALGFAARAALSFGGVAPGDFRRMLLYNKYRVFAFVLALGHVTDEWYATAAGAINYGFPVLADTNIPAILPTGVCLYEHVVPNVRHDEMVKRAFIVRGLKVVPSSVDIPVRFGPAFEGERIRKEDMQIEAGNPKVDLPCFEYVRTLPTDTVEDGRITVVGKEVDGFKEGECIPLGILVEVSGAKMQHDFEPILERQIHTFLNCAQGLFHMGQRDSNWIRFSKEAFQAGLRLKHIGTILHAKLREEYSAIVDKCQVTIFTEKAEVERVLAEARAAYAERDARMAGMTDESVDVFYSCSLCQSFAPNHICIITPEHPGLCGAYNWLDGRAAYEIVPTGPNQPVPKQNATDERLGQWESVNRFVFEKSNQKLERFSAYSMMVDPMTSCGCFECISAVLPMTNGIMIVDRDHPDMTPCGMKFSTLAGSVGGGNQTPGFLGHSKMYISSRKFISADGGFKRIVWMPKKLKETVRERLNARAAEEGIENFVDMIADETVGTTEEQVMEHLAKVGHPATTMDPMF